A genomic region of Equus caballus isolate H_3958 breed thoroughbred chromosome 1, TB-T2T, whole genome shotgun sequence contains the following coding sequences:
- the TBCE gene encoding tubulin-specific chaperone E isoform X1 — protein sequence MRGGRRLAVSVGSPQPSAGSKGDLGPWWRGERAALRGRGGSVYGSQPAAPAALQAQARARAPPVVAAGTARAPAVPSACAVTSLPSLCCDTFGPSLFCLQTLVARSQLFLLFPPLRFPLQCWALWTWKHSAPRRLIVMVQDSVPVSLALFSVHSLCPCSSKVSFRLRLSRLFLKEPENEYFRPAVNRQIQDAVIIWGFPWCRKEWCAAGEDIRKVDLSRNLLSSWDDVIDIADQLKDLEVLNLSENKLEFPSCSTSLIGTFSALKVLVLNRTGITWAEVLRCAPGWPVLEELYLGSNNICISERPVDVLQTVKLLDLSSNQLIDENQLFLIAYLPRLEQLILSNIGISSIHFPDAGIGCKTSLFPSLQYLVVNDNQISQWSFINELDKLQSLDTLSCVRNPLTAGSKDSQTTRQFIIARIGQLKTLDRCQILPEERRGAELDYRKAFGNEWKKAGGHQNPDKNRPNEEFLAAHPRYQFLCQKYGAPEDGELKTQQPFILKNQLLTLKIRYPDQLDQKVLEKQLPDSMTIQKVKGLLSRLLKVPVSQLLLSYESPKMPGREIELENDQQSLQFYSVENGDSLLVRW from the exons ATGAGGGGGGGCAGGAGGTTGGCTGTGAGCGTGGGAAGCCCCCAGCCCAGCGCTGGCAGCAAGGGCGACCTCGGGCCGTGGTGGCGGGGGGAGCGGGCAGCGCTGCGGGGCCGCGGAGGAAGCGTGTACGGCTCTCAGCCCGCTGCTCCGGCGGCGCTTCAGGCCCAGGCCCGCGCGCGGGCGCCGCCGGTGGTGGCCGCGGGGACGGCTCGCGCGCCTGCTGTCCCGTCGGCCTGTGCTGtgacttctctcccttccctttgctGCGACACCTTTGGGCCGTCGTTGTTCTGCTTACAGACTCTTGTAGCCAGGAGCCAGCTTTTCCTGCTGTTTCCGCCCCTGCGCTTCCCTCTGCAGTGCTGGGCCCTGTGGACTTGGAAGCATTCTGCGCCTCGGCGTCTCATCGTTATGGTACAGGATTCTGTCCCCGTATCCCTGGCATTATTTTCAGTTCACTCCCTGTGCCCGTGTTCTTCCAAAGTCTCCTTTAGGTTGCGACTCAGCAGGCTTTTCCTTAAAGAGCCAGAGAATGAATACTTCCGGCCTGCGGTCAACAGGCAAATTCAAG ATGCTGTAATCATTTGGGGATTCCCGTGGTGCAGAAAAGAATGGTGTGCCGCGGGAGAAG ATATTAGAAAGGTAGATTTGTCAAGAAACCTGTTATCATCATGGGATGACGTCATAGATATTGCTGATCAGCTGAAAGACCTGGAAGTTCTTAATCTCAG TGAAAATAAACTAGAATTCCCCTCTTGTTCAACATCTCTAATCGGAACATTTTCTGCACTGAAGGTGTTAGTCCTTAACCGCACAGGAATAACCTGGGCTGAG GTGCTCCGGTGTGCCCCTGGGTGGCCCGTCCTCGAGGAGCTGTACCTTGGGTCTAACAATATTTGCATTTCAGAAAG GCCTGTTGATGTTCTACAGACAGTCAAGTTATTAGACCTTTCCTCTAATCAATTAATTGATGAAAATCAGCTGTTTCTAATAGCATATTTGCCCAG attaGAGCAACTGATCCTTTCCAACATTGGAATTTCTTCTATACATTTTCCGGATGCTGGAATTG GGTGCAAGACGTCACTGTTTCCTTCCTTGCAGTACCTTGTAGTAAATGACAATCAGATTTCACAA TGGTCATTTATCAACGAGCTGGATAAGTTGCAGAGTCTGGACACTTTGTCCTGCGTGAGAAACCCCCTGACTGCAGGAAGCAAGGACTCGCAGACCACCCGTCAGTTCATCATCGCCAGAATCGGCCAGTTGAAGACCCTGGACAGGTGTCAG ATTCTCCCAGAGGAAAGGCGTGGAGCTGAGCTTGATTACCGAAAGGCATttggaaatgaatggaaaaagGCTGGCGGACATCAGAATCCAGACAAAAACAGACCAAATGAAGAATTTCTTGCAGCCCATCCTAGATACCAGTTCCTCTGCCAAA AATATGGTGCGCCTGAAGACGGGGAACTCAAAACACAACAACCATTTATACTCAAAAACCAGCTACTAA CACTGAAGATAAGATATCCTGATCAACTTGACCAGAAAGTCCTAGAGAAACAACTGCCAG ACTCCATGACAATCCAGAAGGTGAAAGGATTGCTGTCGCGTCTTCTCAAAGTTCCTGTGTCACAGCTTCTCTTGTCCTATGAAAGTCCCAAA ATGCCGGGCAGAGAGATTGAACTAGAAAATGACCAACAGTCATTGCAGTTTTATTCTGTGGAAAATGGAGATTCTCTATTAGTGCGATGGTAA
- the TBCE gene encoding tubulin-specific chaperone E isoform X2 — MNDALTSDVIGRRVEVNGEHATVRFFGDVPPVAGFWLGVEWDNPERGKHDGSHEGTVYFKCRHPTGGSFIRPNKVNFGVDFLTALKNRYVLEDGPEEDGKEQIVTIGNRTVQTVGFDSVIKRQSQLNKLEDISLRNCAVNGAGDKGGIARACPHIRKVDLSRNLLSSWDDVIDIADQLKDLEVLNLSENKLEFPSCSTSLIGTFSALKVLVLNRTGITWAEVLRCAPGWPVLEELYLGSNNICISERPVDVLQTVKLLDLSSNQLIDENQLFLIAYLPRLEQLILSNIGISSIHFPDAGIGCKTSLFPSLQYLVVNDNQISQWSFINELDKLQSLDTLSCVRNPLTAGSKDSQTTRQFIIARIGQLKTLDRCQILPEERRGAELDYRKAFGNEWKKAGGHQNPDKNRPNEEFLAAHPRYQFLCQKYGAPEDGELKTQQPFILKNQLLTLKIRYPDQLDQKVLEKQLPDSMTIQKVKGLLSRLLKVPVSQLLLSYESPKMPGREIELENDQQSLQFYSVENGDSLLVRW; from the exons GATTCTGGTTAGGAGTGGAATGGGACAATCCCGAGAGAGGAAAGCATGATGGAAGCCATGAAGggactgtatattttaaatgcag GCACCCAACAGGAGGATCCTTTATTCGTCCAAACAAAGTGAATTTTGGAGTAGACTTTCTTACTGCACTTAAGAACCGTTACGTGTTAGAAGATGGACCAGAGGAAGACGGCAAAGAGCAAATTGTTACAATTGGAAATAGAACTGTGCAAACTGTTGGTTTTGACTCTGTTATAAAACGGCAAAG TCAGCTGAACAAGTTGGAAGACATTTCTCTGAGGAACTGTGCAGTAAACGGCGCTGGTGACAAAGGAGGAATTGCCAGAGCGTGTCCTC ATATTAGAAAGGTAGATTTGTCAAGAAACCTGTTATCATCATGGGATGACGTCATAGATATTGCTGATCAGCTGAAAGACCTGGAAGTTCTTAATCTCAG TGAAAATAAACTAGAATTCCCCTCTTGTTCAACATCTCTAATCGGAACATTTTCTGCACTGAAGGTGTTAGTCCTTAACCGCACAGGAATAACCTGGGCTGAG GTGCTCCGGTGTGCCCCTGGGTGGCCCGTCCTCGAGGAGCTGTACCTTGGGTCTAACAATATTTGCATTTCAGAAAG GCCTGTTGATGTTCTACAGACAGTCAAGTTATTAGACCTTTCCTCTAATCAATTAATTGATGAAAATCAGCTGTTTCTAATAGCATATTTGCCCAG attaGAGCAACTGATCCTTTCCAACATTGGAATTTCTTCTATACATTTTCCGGATGCTGGAATTG GGTGCAAGACGTCACTGTTTCCTTCCTTGCAGTACCTTGTAGTAAATGACAATCAGATTTCACAA TGGTCATTTATCAACGAGCTGGATAAGTTGCAGAGTCTGGACACTTTGTCCTGCGTGAGAAACCCCCTGACTGCAGGAAGCAAGGACTCGCAGACCACCCGTCAGTTCATCATCGCCAGAATCGGCCAGTTGAAGACCCTGGACAGGTGTCAG ATTCTCCCAGAGGAAAGGCGTGGAGCTGAGCTTGATTACCGAAAGGCATttggaaatgaatggaaaaagGCTGGCGGACATCAGAATCCAGACAAAAACAGACCAAATGAAGAATTTCTTGCAGCCCATCCTAGATACCAGTTCCTCTGCCAAA AATATGGTGCGCCTGAAGACGGGGAACTCAAAACACAACAACCATTTATACTCAAAAACCAGCTACTAA CACTGAAGATAAGATATCCTGATCAACTTGACCAGAAAGTCCTAGAGAAACAACTGCCAG ACTCCATGACAATCCAGAAGGTGAAAGGATTGCTGTCGCGTCTTCTCAAAGTTCCTGTGTCACAGCTTCTCTTGTCCTATGAAAGTCCCAAA ATGCCGGGCAGAGAGATTGAACTAGAAAATGACCAACAGTCATTGCAGTTTTATTCTGTGGAAAATGGAGATTCTCTATTAGTGCGATGGTAA
- the TBCE gene encoding tubulin-specific chaperone E isoform X3 — protein MCFSCSQLNKLEDISLRNCAVNGAGDKGGIARACPHIRKVDLSRNLLSSWDDVIDIADQLKDLEVLNLSENKLEFPSCSTSLIGTFSALKVLVLNRTGITWAEVLRCAPGWPVLEELYLGSNNICISERPVDVLQTVKLLDLSSNQLIDENQLFLIAYLPRLEQLILSNIGISSIHFPDAGIGCKTSLFPSLQYLVVNDNQISQWSFINELDKLQSLDTLSCVRNPLTAGSKDSQTTRQFIIARIGQLKTLDRCQILPEERRGAELDYRKAFGNEWKKAGGHQNPDKNRPNEEFLAAHPRYQFLCQKYGAPEDGELKTQQPFILKNQLLTLKIRYPDQLDQKVLEKQLPDSMTIQKVKGLLSRLLKVPVSQLLLSYESPKMPGREIELENDQQSLQFYSVENGDSLLVRW, from the exons ATGTGTTTTTCGTGCAGTCAGCTGAACAAGTTGGAAGACATTTCTCTGAGGAACTGTGCAGTAAACGGCGCTGGTGACAAAGGAGGAATTGCCAGAGCGTGTCCTC ATATTAGAAAGGTAGATTTGTCAAGAAACCTGTTATCATCATGGGATGACGTCATAGATATTGCTGATCAGCTGAAAGACCTGGAAGTTCTTAATCTCAG TGAAAATAAACTAGAATTCCCCTCTTGTTCAACATCTCTAATCGGAACATTTTCTGCACTGAAGGTGTTAGTCCTTAACCGCACAGGAATAACCTGGGCTGAG GTGCTCCGGTGTGCCCCTGGGTGGCCCGTCCTCGAGGAGCTGTACCTTGGGTCTAACAATATTTGCATTTCAGAAAG GCCTGTTGATGTTCTACAGACAGTCAAGTTATTAGACCTTTCCTCTAATCAATTAATTGATGAAAATCAGCTGTTTCTAATAGCATATTTGCCCAG attaGAGCAACTGATCCTTTCCAACATTGGAATTTCTTCTATACATTTTCCGGATGCTGGAATTG GGTGCAAGACGTCACTGTTTCCTTCCTTGCAGTACCTTGTAGTAAATGACAATCAGATTTCACAA TGGTCATTTATCAACGAGCTGGATAAGTTGCAGAGTCTGGACACTTTGTCCTGCGTGAGAAACCCCCTGACTGCAGGAAGCAAGGACTCGCAGACCACCCGTCAGTTCATCATCGCCAGAATCGGCCAGTTGAAGACCCTGGACAGGTGTCAG ATTCTCCCAGAGGAAAGGCGTGGAGCTGAGCTTGATTACCGAAAGGCATttggaaatgaatggaaaaagGCTGGCGGACATCAGAATCCAGACAAAAACAGACCAAATGAAGAATTTCTTGCAGCCCATCCTAGATACCAGTTCCTCTGCCAAA AATATGGTGCGCCTGAAGACGGGGAACTCAAAACACAACAACCATTTATACTCAAAAACCAGCTACTAA CACTGAAGATAAGATATCCTGATCAACTTGACCAGAAAGTCCTAGAGAAACAACTGCCAG ACTCCATGACAATCCAGAAGGTGAAAGGATTGCTGTCGCGTCTTCTCAAAGTTCCTGTGTCACAGCTTCTCTTGTCCTATGAAAGTCCCAAA ATGCCGGGCAGAGAGATTGAACTAGAAAATGACCAACAGTCATTGCAGTTTTATTCTGTGGAAAATGGAGATTCTCTATTAGTGCGATGGTAA